The stretch of DNA CCTGCCTGAAGAGGCGCTGCGCGCCATTGCCGACCTCTGCGACGTGTCTTTTGAAGAACTTGTCGCGTCGGCGCGCTTCTTCAAGACGCTTTCGACAGAACCGGTGGGAAAGGTCGTCATCGAGGTGTGCGACGGGACGGCCTGCCACACCCAAGGGGCCGTTCGCCTTGCGCAGACGATGGCCGACAAGCTGGGGATCGAAGTCGGCCAGACGACGCCCGACGGGCTGTTCACGTTGCGCCTCGTGCATTGCGTCGGCGCGTGCAGCGTCGCGCCCGTGGCGGTCGTTGCCGGTGCGGCCTACGGCCGGGTGAAGCCGTCGGACGCTGACGGCGTGATCGAGCACGCGCACGCCGCGCTCGAGGAGGTGGACCGCCGTGGAGAATGAGCACACAGCAGGTGCCGCACCGGCCGGCCGAGGCGTGGCCGACGCGTCTGCCGCGCTTGCGGCCCAGGCGGGCCGGGTGCGCGTCACGGTCGGTCTGGGGTCGTGTGGAATAGCCGCCGGGGCGAAAGACGTGTACGCCGCGCTGTGTCAGGAACTGGCGGCGTCGGACGCCGACGTGGTGGGCGTCGGGTGCATGGGCCTGTGCTACGCCGAGCCTGTGGTGGGCGTGAGCAGGCCGAACGGGGAGTCGCGCTACTTCGGCAGCGTCGATGTGCGTCAAGCCGCCGAGATTGCTCGGTTCGCGCGGGGCTGCGGCAGCGCCCCTGCCGGAGAGCTCGACATGCAGGAGGCGTTCGAGGGCCAGGTTCGCCTGGTCATGGACGAAAGCGGCTGCATCGACCCGCACGCGTTGGGAGAATTTCGCGCCCTTGGGGGCTATAAGGCCCTCGAGAAGGCCCTCTCCTTGAGCCCCGACGACGTCATCGACCTCGTCGAGGCGTCCGGTTTGCGAGGTCGCGGCGGCGCGGGCTTTCCGACGGGCGCGAAGTGGCGGCAGTGCGCCCAGGCCGTCGAGGCGCTCAAGGCCGCCGGGGACGACGCGTTCTCTTTCGTGGTCATGAACGGCGACGAGGGCGATCCGGGCGCGTACATGAACCGGAGCCTGCTCGAGAGCAACCCCCATCGGGTGCTCGAAGGGGTTGTCATCGCCGCCTATGCCGTTCGCGCGCGTCGCGCCTACCTGTTCGTGCGCTCCGAATACCCGCTCGCCTGTCGCACGCTCGAAGAGGCGGTTGCCCAGCTGTATGCCGCAGGCCTGCTGGGAGAGCACGTTTTCGGCTCGGACTTCAGCTTGGACGTTCGGGTGGTTCGCGGCGCCGGCGCGTACCTCAACGGCGAAGAGACCGCGCTTCTGCGCGTCTTGGAAGACGGCGTGTGCCGCCCCCGCAAGCGCCCGCCCTATCCTGCCGAAAAAGGCCTGAAGGGAAGGCCGACCTGCGTCAACAACGTCGAGACGCTGGCGAGCGTCCCCTTCGTGGTCGCACGCGGGCCGCAGGCGTTTCGAAGCACGGGCACGCCGACGTGCCCGGGGACGAAGCTTTTCAGCGTCGTGGGAGACGTGGAGCGGTGCGGGCTGGTCGAAGTGCCGCTCGGTACGTCGATCGGCGTGCTGGCAGGCAAGATCGGACGTGCGGAAACGTTCAAAGCCGTGCAGATCGGCGGGCCTTCGGGCGGTCTTTTGCCGGCGTCTGTCGCCGACGCGCCCATCGACTACGAGTCGCTTGTCGAGCTCGGCGCCATCATGGGCTCGGGAGGGTTCGTCGTCGTCGGGCACGACCAGTGCGTCGTCGACATGGCGCTGTACTTCATGCGGTTCTCCCGCGACGAGGCGTGCGGCCAATGCTGCTCGTGCCTTGCCCATGCCGACCGGTGCATCGAGATCCTTGAGGCCCTCACGCAGGGGTCTGCCGGCGAGGGCCAGGTCGAGGAACTGTGCAAGGCCGCGCAGGCCATCGCGAAGAGCGCGTTGTGTGGCCTGTGCAAAAGCTCTGCCAACGTGGTCCTGTCGGCGCTGCGCTACTTCCCCGAAGAATTCGCGGCGCATGTGCGCGGCGAATGTCCCGGCCTCGTGTGCCGCGACCTCGTCTCGTACGAAATCGACCAGGTGCGCTGCCAGGGGGAGCGCTGCTGTCTGCTCACGTGCCCGGGCAACGCGATAAAGGGGCGGTTCGGCAAGCCTGGCAACATCGTCGGGCGGCTGTGCCAAAAGTGCGGGATGTGCGCGGTGTCGTGTCCCTATGACGCGGTCCGCAAAGTGACGCCAGCGCGGTGACGCTCTCGGCGGCCACAGGCGGCCGGGGCGACTGGAAACGATAAAAAAGCTGCTGCTTTGCGGCTTGGCAAGAAAAAGAAAGGAAAGGACTTCGGGCCGCGGGAGATGAAAGGGGGTTGTGGACCCGAGGCGAAGTCGAGGAGAGAAAACGAGAGGAGTGCAACAATGACGGAGCTCAAGAACAACTTCGGTCCCGACGAGGGACAGCTTGAAGCAGTGCGTGCGAAGCTCATGAACAAGCACGTCGACGAGGAAATCGAGTATTGCACGTGCTGCCAGAACGGCTGTTTCGACATGTGCCTGCTCAAGTGCCATAAGAAGGACGGGGTGCTGACGGCGATCGAGACCGACAACATCGTCCATCCGAACGTGGCGCGCGAGGACGCCTACTTTGACGAGGAGGAGTTCCGCAAGGGCATGTTCCAGCATCGCGCCTGCACGCGCGGCCGCGGCTGGAGGAAAGACGTGTACTCGCCCAACCGCATCAAGTACCCCATGCTGCGCGTTGGCCCGAAGGGGTCGCGCAAGTTCAAGCGCATCAGCTGGGACGAGGCGCTCAACATGATCGCCGAAAAGTACGTCGAGACCCGCGAGAAGTACGGCCCCATGAGCGTGTACTGCGACGGTCTCATGGGCGGATCCACTGACTACATCGGCCAGTTCATGCCCGGCGGCGCGCTGGCCATCTGGGGCGTCGACTCCTACGAGCCGCACGACCTGGCCGACACGTATCAGTTCGGCCGTCCGCTGACCATGGACGCGGCCACCTTCGACGGCGGCACGGAAGCCATGACCCTGTTCGACTCCAAGGCGATCGTCCTGTGGGGCTTCGACGTGTACCTCAACTATCCCGAGTTCGCGTACTACTTCAACCTGGCGCGCGACAAGGGCATTCCGCTGATCTACATCGACCCCCGCTACACCTGGACCGCGCATTTGGCCGACCAGTGGATTCCCATCCGTCCGTCCACCGACGCCGCCATGCTCGAGGCCATGGCCTACGTCATCATAACCGAGGGGCTCGAGAACAAGGAATTCATCGAGAAGAACGTCGACATCGAGGGCTTCGAGCGTTGGAAGAAGATCGTTCTCGGCGACTACGACGGCGTGGCGAAGACGCCCGAGTGGGCCGAGGCCATCTGCGGCGTGCCTGCCGAGACCATCGCGGCCATCGCGCGCCTGTGCGCCGACGGCCCGGTGTACATGCGCATGGTATGGGCTGCGACCCGCATCCTCGGCGGCGAGGACCCGGCGCGCCTCGACAACTACCTGCGCATTCTCACGGGCAACCTCGGGCGCAACGGCTGCATTGGCACGGGCATGGACTTCGGCGTGCAGAAGCACTTCCCTGTCCCCGACATGAACTTCTACGGCGAGCGCTTCGACAAGATCGAAGAGCACTGCGTCATCGAGGGCGAGATCTGGCACCGCGCCATCCTTGAGCACAAGCGCTATGAAGACGGCGAGATCAGCCTTGCCGACTACAAGCGCATCGTCGGCTGCCCGCAGAACGAGACGGCTCCGAACATCAAGATGATCTGGCAGACGGTCAACCCGCGCAACATGATCCCGAACTACTACGACTCGAGCGCGCGCATGAAGGCGGTCCAAATGACCCCGTTCGTGGCCTACTCGGCCTACACGTGGGCCACGACCATGACGTGGTACTCCGACCTCGTGCTTCCGCTTGCCCACCAGTTCTTCGAGGGCGGCGGCGGAGACAACTTCGTGTTGCAGGGCTACTCGTTCAACACCGCGTTCTCCCCGGCCGCGGGCAACTACTTCATCGGCATGGGCAAGGTCATCGACCCGCCGGGAGAGTGCCGCTCGCGCCTGTGGATCCTCAAGGAAGTCGCCGAGCGCATCCAGATCCCGGGCGACCCCGACGGCGCGTGCGTGGCCGACTACTACTGCCCGGAGATCAAGGGCGTGAAGTGGGAAGACCTCGACGGCGTTCTGGAGGACATGGCGCGCAAGAACTTCGAGGCGTGGCGCGAAAAGGACGAGATCAAGCCGCTTGATCCGCCCACGTGGGAAGAGTTCCGCAAAGAGCCTTACTTCATCAGGCCCATCGAGGGCGACTACTGGGTGTGCCTGCGCGACGAGTGCGAGGGCAA from Xiamenia xianingshaonis encodes:
- a CDS encoding NADH-quinone oxidoreductase subunit NuoE family protein, producing the protein MSDASVITAAPAGMAGADPVAAASGRALAERVEQLAQRYPDDVGRVIGLLNDVQDECGYLPEEALRAIADLCDVSFEELVASARFFKTLSTEPVGKVVIEVCDGTACHTQGAVRLAQTMADKLGIEVGQTTPDGLFTLRLVHCVGACSVAPVAVVAGAAYGRVKPSDADGVIEHAHAALEEVDRRGE
- a CDS encoding (2Fe-2S) ferredoxin domain-containing protein, which gives rise to MENEHTAGAAPAGRGVADASAALAAQAGRVRVTVGLGSCGIAAGAKDVYAALCQELAASDADVVGVGCMGLCYAEPVVGVSRPNGESRYFGSVDVRQAAEIARFARGCGSAPAGELDMQEAFEGQVRLVMDESGCIDPHALGEFRALGGYKALEKALSLSPDDVIDLVEASGLRGRGGAGFPTGAKWRQCAQAVEALKAAGDDAFSFVVMNGDEGDPGAYMNRSLLESNPHRVLEGVVIAAYAVRARRAYLFVRSEYPLACRTLEEAVAQLYAAGLLGEHVFGSDFSLDVRVVRGAGAYLNGEETALLRVLEDGVCRPRKRPPYPAEKGLKGRPTCVNNVETLASVPFVVARGPQAFRSTGTPTCPGTKLFSVVGDVERCGLVEVPLGTSIGVLAGKIGRAETFKAVQIGGPSGGLLPASVADAPIDYESLVELGAIMGSGGFVVVGHDQCVVDMALYFMRFSRDEACGQCCSCLAHADRCIEILEALTQGSAGEGQVEELCKAAQAIAKSALCGLCKSSANVVLSALRYFPEEFAAHVRGECPGLVCRDLVSYEIDQVRCQGERCCLLTCPGNAIKGRFGKPGNIVGRLCQKCGMCAVSCPYDAVRKVTPAR
- a CDS encoding molybdopterin-containing oxidoreductase family protein, coding for MTELKNNFGPDEGQLEAVRAKLMNKHVDEEIEYCTCCQNGCFDMCLLKCHKKDGVLTAIETDNIVHPNVAREDAYFDEEEFRKGMFQHRACTRGRGWRKDVYSPNRIKYPMLRVGPKGSRKFKRISWDEALNMIAEKYVETREKYGPMSVYCDGLMGGSTDYIGQFMPGGALAIWGVDSYEPHDLADTYQFGRPLTMDAATFDGGTEAMTLFDSKAIVLWGFDVYLNYPEFAYYFNLARDKGIPLIYIDPRYTWTAHLADQWIPIRPSTDAAMLEAMAYVIITEGLENKEFIEKNVDIEGFERWKKIVLGDYDGVAKTPEWAEAICGVPAETIAAIARLCADGPVYMRMVWAATRILGGEDPARLDNYLRILTGNLGRNGCIGTGMDFGVQKHFPVPDMNFYGERFDKIEEHCVIEGEIWHRAILEHKRYEDGEISLADYKRIVGCPQNETAPNIKMIWQTVNPRNMIPNYYDSSARMKAVQMTPFVAYSAYTWATTMTWYSDLVLPLAHQFFEGGGGDNFVLQGYSFNTAFSPAAGNYFIGMGKVIDPPGECRSRLWILKEVAERIQIPGDPDGACVADYYCPEIKGVKWEDLDGVLEDMARKNFEAWREKDEIKPLDPPTWEEFRKEPYFIRPIEGDYWVCLRDECEGKKPFQTESGKIEIISRFVEEHDYHDVAYKTKCLGQGFMEPIGHYKQVEVSPLSALVNKHPLYMITPHAFYRQHFCQDENPWFRDEYRMDVWISAADAAKRGIKDGDMVLAHNGVGQCLLPAYVTSRLTPGIACMIFGRNYDPSHLKTEIMPEGIDRAGSCNFLIPSEDYSHRRGILLCAGMIDITNVEGKGFSIECEGVE